A genomic window from Ruminiclostridium cellulolyticum H10 includes:
- a CDS encoding SGNH/GDSL hydrolase family protein, whose translation MDISQEIYYKMIERSLISTGNNYRIKKAIEKAGKSHKITIAYLGGSITEGYNGGSDKCFAKLACDYFEQAFGKGNPVNYINAGMAGTCSIIGLIRIERDLLMHKPDIVFVEFAVNQSKDKINMAAFESLLLRLLNSEFQPAVVLIFTISEAGFSCQNEMSQIGIHYELPMISVKDTIVPEFHEGRMKWQDYSNDYIHPHENGHKLITELIKYYLDTVSKEDWGSNYCISESTVVGNEFLNLKMLDNTNTAVKTFGGFVPDKTINQFPNGWTHKAGTKREKFSFDLYCRNLFLVFKESKGPNTGSVDIFIDNICVLSINGFSSSGWNNPVAKLLLNKERSSNHKIEIKMSKGLEYKEFSILAFGYS comes from the coding sequence ATGGATATTTCACAGGAAATATATTATAAAATGATAGAACGTTCTTTGATAAGTACCGGAAATAATTATAGAATTAAGAAGGCAATAGAAAAGGCAGGAAAGAGCCATAAGATAACTATCGCCTATCTTGGAGGCTCAATAACAGAGGGTTACAATGGGGGTTCTGATAAATGTTTTGCCAAGTTAGCTTGCGATTATTTTGAACAAGCCTTTGGTAAAGGTAATCCAGTAAATTATATAAATGCAGGTATGGCAGGAACGTGTTCTATAATCGGATTAATACGAATTGAGCGTGATTTATTAATGCACAAACCGGACATTGTTTTTGTAGAATTTGCCGTTAATCAATCTAAGGACAAAATAAATATGGCCGCTTTTGAAAGCCTTTTGCTCAGACTATTGAATTCGGAATTTCAACCTGCTGTAGTTCTAATTTTTACAATATCAGAGGCAGGCTTCTCCTGTCAGAATGAGATGTCTCAAATTGGAATTCATTATGAATTACCTATGATTAGTGTAAAAGATACAATAGTTCCTGAATTCCATGAGGGCAGAATGAAATGGCAGGATTATTCTAATGATTATATTCATCCTCATGAAAATGGACATAAATTAATTACGGAGCTTATAAAATACTACCTTGATACAGTAAGCAAGGAGGATTGGGGCAGTAATTACTGTATTTCTGAATCCACAGTAGTAGGTAATGAATTCTTAAATCTGAAAATGCTGGATAATACTAATACAGCCGTAAAGACTTTTGGCGGGTTTGTGCCGGACAAAACCATTAACCAGTTTCCGAACGGCTGGACACATAAAGCCGGAACTAAAAGGGAAAAGTTCTCTTTTGATTTATATTGCAGGAATTTGTTTTTGGTGTTCAAAGAGAGTAAAGGCCCGAATACAGGTTCAGTGGACATATTTATTGACAATATATGTGTGCTTAGTATAAACGGTTTTAGTAGTTCAGGCTGGAATAACCCGGTAGCTAAATTATTATTAAACAAAGAAAGGTCTTCAAACCACAAGATAGAAATTAAAATGTCCAAAGGCTTGGAATATAAGGAATTCAGTATTCTGGCTTTTGGGTACAGCTAA
- a CDS encoding N-acetylmuramoyl-L-alanine amidase family protein translates to MRKLRIIFLNRRILLIAAVLIIAILALPVILFIEISTSDTFTDPKSGVIVIDPGHGGIDGGTSRDGVLEKEINLDIAKKLKSILMERGYKIIMTREEDVSLESLDNSRKSRHLRDLTARANIINNSNAQLFLSIHVNCNIKKPATDGAIVFFCKKYEQNRTLALCIQRVLNNMVVDGKKRNVHDPVQAKYYVLNYTNIPGVIVETGFISNEEERQKLAKGTFRQELAKSIAKGIEQYLDESSKVSTPAS, encoded by the coding sequence ATGAGAAAGTTAAGAATTATTTTTTTAAATCGAAGAATTTTACTTATTGCAGCAGTTTTAATAATTGCTATATTAGCTCTACCAGTTATTTTGTTCATCGAAATATCTACCTCAGATACATTTACAGATCCCAAAAGCGGTGTAATAGTTATTGATCCGGGGCATGGAGGAATCGACGGGGGAACAAGCAGGGACGGAGTATTGGAAAAAGAAATAAATCTTGATATAGCTAAAAAGCTAAAATCCATTCTTATGGAACGGGGATATAAAATAATAATGACAAGGGAAGAAGATGTTTCCCTTGAAAGTCTTGATAATAGCCGAAAATCTAGGCACTTAAGGGATTTGACAGCTAGGGCCAATATTATTAATAATAGCAATGCACAACTGTTTCTAAGCATACATGTTAACTGCAATATAAAAAAGCCTGCGACTGATGGTGCAATAGTCTTTTTCTGCAAAAAGTATGAGCAGAATAGAACGTTGGCCTTATGTATTCAGCGAGTATTAAACAACATGGTTGTAGACGGGAAAAAACGAAACGTTCATGACCCGGTACAGGCAAAATATTATGTTCTTAACTATACTAATATACCCGGAGTTATAGTTGAAACGGGTTTTATTTCAAACGAGGAAGAAAGGCAGAAATTAGCAAAGGGCACCTTTCGACAGGAGCTCGCAAAATCAATAGCAAAGGGAATAGAACAATATTTAGATGAATCAAGTAAGGTATCGACTCCTGCATCATAA
- a CDS encoding metallophosphoesterase translates to MKKRLVTSLLTIFLLFLMSSTWFRVDASLFSSNKYCKEKPFTMVWLSDPQYYAESYPQIYDFLGDWFVKKYKGNSFGYLIVSGDIINNASCVKQWKVASRNFKKLDDADVPYGILAGNHDVIMNGLNYNTFKSYFGSSRYINKSWYGGNMDNNRNHYDLTSFGRHNFIVLYLGFGTETTLTTTNWANKVLEKYGHRNAILVLHEYLDSDGEMTEKARIVSDSIVLKNDNVFLVLCGHFHGAQRKVKMICNSDGTTRKVVEILSDYQKAPYGGNGFLRFLKFSPQSGTLKVSLYSPYAKMDSYFGEGLDDFTENIKLID, encoded by the coding sequence ATGAAGAAGAGATTAGTAACAAGTTTACTTACTATATTTTTACTGTTTTTAATGTCCTCAACCTGGTTCCGGGTTGATGCGTCATTATTCTCCTCAAACAAGTATTGTAAGGAAAAACCGTTCACAATGGTATGGCTTTCCGACCCTCAGTACTATGCCGAAAGCTATCCTCAAATTTATGATTTTCTGGGGGACTGGTTTGTTAAAAAATACAAGGGTAATTCTTTTGGTTATTTGATTGTATCAGGCGATATTATCAACAATGCTAGCTGTGTAAAGCAGTGGAAGGTTGCAAGCCGAAACTTTAAAAAACTTGATGATGCTGATGTTCCATACGGTATTTTGGCAGGTAATCATGACGTCATAATGAATGGTCTTAATTACAATACATTTAAGAGCTATTTCGGTTCTTCCCGCTATATAAACAAGTCTTGGTATGGGGGAAATATGGATAACAACCGCAATCATTACGACCTTACATCTTTTGGCCGTCACAACTTCATAGTACTATATCTAGGTTTCGGTACTGAAACCACCCTTACAACAACAAACTGGGCAAATAAGGTTCTTGAAAAATATGGCCATAGAAATGCTATTCTCGTTTTACATGAATACCTTGACTCTGATGGAGAAATGACAGAAAAGGCCCGAATAGTGTCAGACAGTATTGTCCTTAAAAACGACAATGTTTTTTTGGTGTTGTGCGGACATTTTCATGGTGCTCAAAGAAAAGTAAAAATGATTTGCAATTCTGATGGAACAACAAGAAAGGTTGTGGAGATTCTTTCTGACTACCAAAAGGCACCATATGGTGGGAACGGATTTTTAAGGTTTCTTAAATTCTCCCCCCAATCCGGTACTCTTAAGGTTTCCCTATATTCACCATATGCCAAAATGGACAGCTACTTTGGAGAAGGGCTTGATGATTTTACTGAAAATATAAAACTGATTGATTAA
- a CDS encoding sulfite exporter TauE/SafE family protein, with amino-acid sequence MLKILHVEGMTCTGCETRIENAIKKLDGVENVKVSYSNSNVYVTYDIDAVNLNTIIEAVEKLNYKVKNKSNSIRNKPQFMGVGQIVGIAVIILALYIIIRNTVGFNFIPQVNQSMGYGILFFMGMLTSLHCVAMCGGINLSVCVQYKAVTDGSKFDKLKPSALYNLGRVISYTIVGGIVGGIGSVVSFSGTAKGVVAILSGFFMIIMGINMLNIFPVLRKLNPRMPKIFSRKVHENGINRGPLIVGFLNGLMPCGPLQAMQIYALGTGSAMTGALSMFLFCLGTIPLMFGFGAVSSFLSGKFTHRMMKVSAVLVLLLGVLMLNRGLLLSGFNTSVVLGMSASGSGVAKIEGNVQIVNTKLDSGRYSPIIVQKGIPVKWIITADSSDINGCNNSINVPEYNLENKQLKAGQNVIEFTPGEEGNFVYSCWMGMITSNIKVVSDLSSVSDEDKQATAIHRVRSPVREAAVVSLL; translated from the coding sequence GTGCTTAAAATTCTTCACGTAGAGGGCATGACTTGTACTGGCTGCGAGACAAGAATCGAGAATGCAATAAAAAAACTTGATGGGGTTGAAAATGTCAAAGTTAGTTATAGCAACTCTAATGTTTACGTAACCTACGATATTGATGCCGTTAATTTGAACACAATCATAGAGGCGGTTGAAAAATTAAACTATAAGGTAAAAAATAAATCAAATTCTATCCGTAATAAACCCCAGTTTATGGGAGTAGGACAGATTGTCGGAATAGCAGTAATAATACTTGCTTTATATATAATTATAAGGAATACGGTTGGTTTCAACTTTATACCACAGGTAAATCAATCAATGGGGTACGGAATATTGTTTTTTATGGGAATGCTGACATCACTTCATTGTGTAGCTATGTGCGGAGGGATAAACCTGTCGGTATGTGTCCAATATAAAGCAGTAACCGACGGTTCTAAGTTTGATAAATTAAAACCAAGTGCTTTGTATAATCTGGGACGTGTAATTTCCTATACAATAGTAGGTGGAATTGTCGGTGGAATAGGTTCTGTGGTGAGCTTTTCGGGTACAGCAAAAGGAGTAGTTGCAATTCTTTCTGGTTTTTTTATGATTATAATGGGTATAAATATGTTAAATATTTTCCCTGTACTTAGAAAACTAAATCCTAGGATGCCTAAGATTTTTTCAAGAAAAGTTCATGAAAATGGCATAAACCGTGGGCCTTTAATTGTTGGATTTCTAAATGGCCTTATGCCATGCGGCCCTTTACAGGCAATGCAGATATACGCATTGGGCACGGGAAGTGCTATGACAGGAGCTTTATCAATGTTTTTGTTCTGTCTTGGAACGATTCCGCTTATGTTTGGATTTGGTGCCGTAAGCTCATTTCTGAGCGGTAAGTTTACACACAGGATGATGAAGGTAAGTGCTGTATTGGTTTTGCTACTAGGTGTTTTAATGTTAAACAGAGGTCTTTTGCTTTCGGGCTTCAATACAAGTGTAGTGCTTGGTATGTCAGCTTCTGGCAGCGGGGTTGCAAAAATAGAGGGAAACGTTCAGATAGTTAATACCAAGCTTGACTCTGGCAGGTACAGCCCTATAATAGTTCAGAAAGGTATTCCCGTAAAATGGATAATTACTGCGGATTCAAGCGACATTAACGGTTGTAACAACAGCATAAACGTACCTGAATACAACCTTGAAAACAAGCAATTGAAGGCTGGACAAAATGTTATTGAATTCACCCCCGGCGAAGAAGGGAATTTTGTATACAGTTGCTGGATGGGAATGATTACCAGTAACATAAAGGTTGTCAGCGACCTGTCATCTGTCAGTGATGAAGATAAACAGGCGACAGCGATTCACAGGGTAAGGTCTCCGGTGCGGGAGGCTGCTGTGGTTAGTCTATTATGA
- a CDS encoding heavy metal translocating P-type ATPase codes for MDRKESLKITGMSCAACAARIEKGLNKLEGVKQANVNFAVEKATVEYDDNLTDLGKFQETIKKLGYGVIKESSKSGNKVELKLTGMSCAACSSKIERKLNKTEGIAKAAVNLATEKANIEYDLSTVKVSDIIKTIERLGYGAEKAEEVNRDTEKEQREKEIRSLKLSLIVSAVLSAPLVLAMILGMLKLDSPVLSLLHNEYFQLIITTPVQFIIGFRFYKHAYYALKSKSANMDVLIAMGTSAAYFFSLYNVFFEEVQKGMMKNLYFEAAAVIITLILLGKYLEAVAKGKTSEAIKKLMGLQAKTARVLRNGTEEDIPIEDVLPGDIVVVRPGEKIPVDGKILEGNSSIDESMLTGESLPVEKKAGDFVIGATINKFGTFRFEATKVGKDTALSQIIRMVEDAQGSKAPIQKIADKVSGIFVPIVVAIALLTFVIWLFVTGDVTKAIVSAVAVLVIACPCSLGLATPTAIMVGTGKGAENGILIKGGEHLEMAYKLNAVVLDKTGTITKGEPEVTDIVVLDNTYEKMEILRLASITEKSSEHPLGVAIYEYGKKELGKINDPDKFEAIPGRGVLSVIDGKTIYIGTRKLMREQGIDIASVGAGIERLEDEGKTAMLMSIDNRLTALIAVADTLKESSKEAIQELKSIGIEVYMITGDNKRTANAIAKLVGITNVLAEVLPENKAEEVEKLKASGKIVAMVGDGINDAPALATADIGMAVGTGTDVAIEAADITLMRGDLRTIPAAIRLSRKTMNKIKQNLFWAFFYNIIGIPFAALGLLNPMIAGGAMAFSSVSVVANSLSLKGFKPMETRKKNN; via the coding sequence ATGGACAGAAAAGAATCCCTAAAAATCACAGGTATGAGCTGTGCAGCTTGTGCAGCAAGGATTGAAAAGGGTCTTAATAAGCTTGAGGGAGTAAAGCAGGCAAATGTAAATTTTGCAGTAGAAAAAGCGACAGTTGAGTATGATGACAATCTGACCGACCTCGGCAAGTTTCAGGAAACAATAAAAAAACTTGGTTATGGAGTTATCAAGGAAAGTTCTAAATCAGGAAACAAAGTAGAATTGAAGCTTACGGGGATGTCCTGTGCGGCATGTTCTTCGAAAATCGAAAGAAAGCTTAATAAGACCGAAGGAATTGCCAAGGCAGCCGTTAATCTTGCAACGGAAAAGGCAAATATTGAATACGATCTGTCAACGGTTAAAGTATCAGACATAATAAAGACAATTGAGAGACTAGGCTATGGGGCGGAAAAAGCAGAGGAGGTTAACAGGGATACTGAGAAAGAGCAAAGAGAGAAGGAAATAAGATCCTTGAAACTTTCACTGATTGTATCAGCAGTACTTAGTGCACCTCTCGTACTTGCAATGATACTCGGAATGTTGAAGCTAGACAGTCCTGTACTTTCATTGTTGCATAATGAGTATTTTCAGCTGATAATAACAACTCCGGTACAGTTTATAATCGGTTTCAGATTTTATAAACATGCCTATTATGCGTTAAAATCAAAAAGCGCCAACATGGATGTATTAATAGCCATGGGTACATCGGCTGCATACTTCTTTAGCCTTTACAATGTTTTCTTTGAGGAAGTTCAAAAAGGTATGATGAAAAACCTTTACTTTGAAGCAGCCGCAGTTATTATTACACTCATTCTGTTGGGAAAGTATCTGGAGGCGGTTGCAAAAGGCAAAACCTCTGAAGCTATTAAGAAGCTTATGGGATTGCAGGCAAAAACGGCCAGAGTTCTTAGAAATGGCACGGAGGAGGACATACCTATAGAAGATGTTCTACCGGGTGACATTGTTGTAGTAAGGCCGGGAGAAAAAATACCCGTAGACGGTAAAATACTGGAGGGTAATTCATCCATAGATGAATCCATGCTCACAGGTGAAAGTCTACCTGTAGAGAAAAAAGCAGGTGATTTTGTAATTGGTGCCACTATAAACAAATTTGGAACCTTCCGTTTTGAAGCCACGAAGGTAGGCAAAGATACCGCTCTGTCACAAATAATCAGGATGGTTGAAGATGCCCAAGGATCAAAAGCTCCCATTCAAAAAATTGCCGACAAGGTTTCTGGTATATTTGTTCCTATAGTTGTAGCAATTGCATTATTGACCTTTGTTATATGGCTGTTTGTAACAGGTGATGTGACAAAGGCAATAGTAAGTGCAGTAGCTGTTCTGGTAATAGCTTGTCCCTGTTCGCTAGGATTGGCGACACCTACTGCAATAATGGTAGGTACGGGGAAGGGGGCGGAAAACGGCATACTAATAAAAGGCGGAGAACATCTGGAGATGGCTTATAAGTTAAACGCTGTAGTTCTTGATAAAACAGGTACAATTACAAAAGGAGAGCCGGAGGTTACCGATATAGTAGTTCTGGACAATACCTATGAAAAAATGGAAATATTAAGACTTGCATCTATCACGGAAAAAAGCTCCGAACATCCCTTGGGCGTTGCAATTTATGAATATGGTAAAAAGGAACTTGGTAAAATCAATGACCCTGACAAATTTGAAGCAATACCTGGCAGAGGCGTACTGTCTGTTATAGATGGTAAAACTATCTATATCGGTACCAGAAAGCTTATGAGAGAACAGGGTATTGATATTGCAAGTGTTGGAGCTGGCATTGAAAGGCTTGAGGATGAAGGTAAAACAGCAATGCTGATGTCTATAGACAACAGACTTACCGCCCTTATTGCAGTAGCCGATACGTTGAAGGAAAGTTCAAAGGAAGCAATTCAGGAATTGAAGAGTATCGGTATTGAGGTATACATGATTACTGGTGACAATAAAAGGACGGCTAATGCTATTGCAAAGCTGGTTGGAATAACTAATGTACTTGCAGAAGTGCTTCCCGAGAACAAGGCGGAGGAAGTTGAAAAGCTTAAGGCAAGCGGAAAAATAGTAGCAATGGTTGGTGACGGAATTAATGATGCACCTGCTTTAGCTACAGCTGATATAGGAATGGCAGTAGGCACAGGTACTGATGTAGCCATTGAAGCAGCAGATATTACTCTTATGAGGGGAGATTTAAGAACCATTCCTGCTGCAATAAGACTTTCCAGAAAAACAATGAACAAAATAAAACAAAATCTTTTCTGGGCATTCTTTTACAATATTATAGGTATACCATTTGCAGCACTAGGATTACTGAACCCAATGATTGCAGGAGGAGCAATGGCATTCAGCTCGGTGTCGGTAGTAGCGAATTCATTGAGCCTTAAAGGCTTTAAACCTATGGAAACCCGGAAGAAAAATAATTAG
- a CDS encoding NlpC/P60 family protein: protein MVQKINKVLVGCFIVLFLAFASTAVMAASMPAKITGTNVKMRKAPTTASVIVTKLTNAKVTVTDHSKGWYKVSYNKKTGWVNGNYVRLQSTKGIINANGVNFRKSSGTNSKVISSLKKNTSLQILDITKGWNKVKIGSKVGYVSSKFVNISAASEKTSRSGNVVAFTAGNDDGSINSKIIEYARNFEGVRYSYGGANPQTGFDCSGFVGYVYKKFDVKLNRSAQGMYSNGVKVSKTQLKPGDILFFDASSRKAAGQIDHAGIYIGGNTFIHASSSNGKVRVQKLSEYRGTYIGAKRVV, encoded by the coding sequence ATGGTACAAAAGATTAACAAGGTACTTGTGGGATGTTTTATAGTTCTTTTTCTTGCATTCGCATCTACAGCCGTTATGGCTGCCTCAATGCCGGCAAAAATCACAGGTACAAATGTCAAAATGAGAAAGGCACCAACAACAGCTTCCGTCATTGTAACCAAACTGACAAATGCCAAAGTAACTGTTACCGACCATTCAAAAGGCTGGTACAAAGTTTCATATAATAAGAAAACCGGTTGGGTAAATGGAAATTATGTGAGATTACAGTCTACAAAAGGAATTATAAATGCAAATGGTGTAAATTTCAGGAAAAGCTCTGGAACTAACAGTAAAGTTATAAGCTCACTAAAAAAGAATACTTCCTTACAAATTTTAGATATTACAAAAGGTTGGAACAAGGTTAAGATAGGATCAAAGGTGGGTTATGTATCATCAAAGTTTGTGAATATATCAGCTGCAAGCGAAAAAACCTCCAGATCCGGGAATGTTGTAGCATTTACAGCTGGTAATGATGATGGCTCTATAAACAGCAAAATAATTGAATACGCCAGAAATTTTGAAGGGGTTAGGTATTCATACGGAGGTGCAAATCCACAAACGGGATTCGATTGTTCGGGCTTTGTAGGTTACGTATACAAAAAATTTGATGTCAAGCTTAACAGATCCGCCCAAGGTATGTATTCCAACGGAGTTAAGGTTTCAAAGACCCAGCTAAAGCCAGGCGATATCTTGTTTTTTGATGCTTCATCCCGTAAAGCGGCTGGACAAATAGACCACGCAGGAATTTATATTGGTGGTAATACCTTTATTCACGCATCTTCATCCAACGGAAAAGTTCGTGTACAAAAGCTGTCTGAATACAGGGGTACTTATATTGGAGCAAAAAGAGTAGTATAA
- the tnpA gene encoding IS200/IS605 family transposase: MANKENSLAHTKWMCKYHIVFTPKYRRKVIYNQYKQSIREILIRLCKYKGVEILEGHLMPDHIHMLVSIPPKISVSTFMGYLKGKSALMIFDKHANLKYKFGNRHFWAEGFYVSTVGLNEATIRKYIQEQEKHDIMVDKLSVKEYEDPFKG; this comes from the coding sequence ATGGCAAATAAAGAAAATAGTTTAGCACATACCAAATGGATGTGTAAGTATCACATAGTATTCACTCCAAAGTATAGACGAAAAGTAATATACAATCAATACAAACAAAGCATACGAGAAATATTGATACGATTATGCAAGTATAAGGGAGTAGAAATACTTGAAGGGCATCTAATGCCAGATCATATACACATGTTAGTAAGTATACCACCAAAGATATCAGTTTCAACATTTATGGGTTATCTTAAGGGAAAAAGTGCATTGATGATATTCGATAAGCATGCAAACCTAAAGTATAAGTTCGGAAATAGACATTTTTGGGCAGAGGGCTTCTATGTGAGTACTGTAGGGCTTAATGAAGCAACTATTAGAAAGTATATCCAAGAGCAGGAAAAGCACGATATTATGGTAGATAAACTAAGCGTGAAAGAGTATGAAGACCCCTTCAAGGGGTAG
- the hcp gene encoding hydroxylamine reductase, whose amino-acid sequence MGMFCYQCQETGRNKGCEFGGVCGKSEDLADLQDLLIYTLKGISEIIIKGKLDIKNISYVNHQVIKGLFMTITNANFNDDVIIMKIEQMLSIRNELRTKVSVKNLHDAATFEIETMNDMVYKASYVGAVPKDKEDVRSLKHLILFGIKGLAAYTYHALNLRKEMEKLYAIIYEALAATLETDLTIEYLVALSMKVGEAGVNAMALLDEANTSQYGNPETTKVNIGVRNNPGILISGHDLTDLEQLLEQTKGTGIDVYTHSEMLPSHYYPAFKKYDNLAGNYGNAWWKQEDEFVSFNGPILFTTNCIVPPNSEDVRSRIFTTGISGFPGCVHIESDSNGKKDFSKIIELAKTMKPPVEIEKGSIVGGFGHNQVFALSDKVVNAVKTGAIKKFFVMAGCDGRMESREYYTQFAKKLPMDTVILTAGCAKYRYNKLGLGDIGGIPRVLDAGQCNDSYSLVMIALKLKEVFGLQDINDLPIVYNLSWYEQKAVLVLLALLYLGVRNIHLGPTLPAFLSPNVIKILVDNFGIAEIGAVDDDIKLLMEI is encoded by the coding sequence ATGGGCATGTTTTGCTATCAATGTCAGGAAACTGGGAGAAACAAGGGCTGTGAATTTGGCGGTGTTTGTGGAAAAAGCGAAGACCTTGCAGATTTGCAGGATCTTTTAATATATACTCTTAAAGGAATTTCGGAAATTATAATAAAAGGAAAGCTAGATATTAAAAATATCTCTTACGTCAACCACCAAGTTATAAAAGGTTTGTTTATGACAATAACAAACGCAAATTTTAATGACGATGTTATTATAATGAAAATAGAACAAATGCTTTCTATCAGAAATGAACTTAGAACAAAAGTATCTGTGAAAAATCTCCATGATGCAGCCACCTTTGAAATTGAAACCATGAACGATATGGTATATAAGGCATCATACGTGGGTGCAGTACCCAAGGACAAGGAGGATGTCAGGTCTTTGAAACACCTGATTTTATTTGGGATAAAGGGGCTGGCTGCATATACTTACCATGCATTGAATCTCAGGAAGGAAATGGAAAAGCTATACGCAATCATATATGAAGCACTTGCAGCAACACTGGAAACAGACCTTACCATTGAATACCTTGTTGCCCTCTCTATGAAGGTGGGAGAAGCAGGAGTTAATGCAATGGCGCTTTTAGATGAAGCAAACACTTCCCAATATGGTAATCCGGAAACAACAAAGGTAAATATAGGAGTAAGAAACAATCCCGGGATTCTTATATCAGGCCATGATTTGACCGACCTCGAACAGCTTCTTGAACAGACCAAGGGGACAGGAATTGATGTTTATACTCATAGTGAAATGCTGCCGTCGCATTACTACCCGGCATTTAAAAAATATGATAATCTTGCCGGAAATTATGGAAATGCGTGGTGGAAGCAGGAGGACGAGTTTGTTTCGTTTAACGGGCCAATCCTTTTTACCACAAACTGCATAGTTCCACCAAATAGCGAGGATGTAAGGTCAAGAATCTTTACCACAGGAATCTCGGGGTTTCCGGGCTGTGTTCATATAGAATCAGATTCTAACGGTAAAAAGGACTTTTCAAAAATAATAGAACTTGCAAAAACTATGAAACCACCTGTAGAGATTGAAAAAGGAAGTATAGTTGGGGGATTCGGACATAATCAAGTTTTTGCTTTATCTGATAAAGTGGTAAATGCAGTTAAAACCGGAGCGATAAAAAAGTTTTTTGTAATGGCCGGGTGTGATGGAAGAATGGAAAGCAGAGAATATTATACTCAATTTGCTAAAAAGCTTCCAATGGATACAGTAATTCTCACAGCCGGTTGTGCTAAATACCGTTATAACAAATTAGGTCTTGGAGACATCGGAGGAATTCCCAGAGTGCTTGATGCAGGACAGTGCAATGATTCATATTCACTTGTAATGATTGCATTGAAATTAAAAGAAGTATTTGGACTTCAGGATATAAACGACCTTCCAATTGTATATAATCTGTCATGGTATGAACAAAAAGCAGTATTGGTTCTTCTTGCCCTTTTATATCTGGGAGTCAGGAACATTCATCTTGGCCCTACGCTGCCTGCATTTTTATCTCCAAACGTTATAAAAATACTTGTAGACAATTTCGGTATTGCGGAAATTGGAGCAGTAGATGATGATATTAAACTGCTCATGGAAATATAG
- a CDS encoding glycoside hydrolase family 11 protein, with amino-acid sequence MKKKIMRALTLGLSIVCCTFALNVQAATTITENKTGTIDGYDYELWKDNGTTSMTLNGGGKFSCSWSNINNALFRTGKKYNETQTHQQLGTISLDYACNYQPSGNSYLSVYGWTSSPLVEYYIIESWGNWRPPGAQSKGTITVDGATYDVYETTRVNQPSIKGTATFQQYWSVRTSKRTIGTISVSEHFKAWEKMGMTMGKMYEVSLVVEGYQSSGRADVTTMSINVGSQPPPVTKGDLNADGSINALDIAALKSHLIGATKLSGTALSNADVNGDGQVDALDFATMKKFLLGMISKF; translated from the coding sequence ATGAAAAAGAAAATAATGAGGGCCTTAACCTTGGGTCTATCAATCGTGTGTTGTACCTTTGCTTTAAATGTACAGGCAGCAACAACCATTACTGAGAATAAAACCGGAACCATTGACGGATATGACTATGAGTTGTGGAAGGACAATGGTACTACAAGTATGACTTTAAATGGTGGCGGTAAGTTCAGCTGCTCATGGAGTAATATCAATAATGCATTATTCCGTACAGGTAAAAAGTACAATGAGACACAAACTCATCAGCAACTTGGAACTATCTCGTTGGACTACGCATGTAACTACCAACCGTCAGGTAATTCATACTTGTCTGTCTATGGTTGGACAAGCAGTCCCCTTGTAGAGTATTACATCATCGAGAGCTGGGGCAACTGGAGACCGCCTGGAGCTCAATCAAAGGGAACCATTACTGTTGATGGTGCTACATATGATGTATATGAGACTACTCGTGTAAACCAACCTTCAATTAAGGGTACTGCAACTTTTCAACAGTATTGGAGCGTTAGAACGTCAAAGCGTACAATCGGAACCATATCTGTAAGTGAACACTTCAAGGCATGGGAAAAGATGGGAATGACAATGGGTAAGATGTATGAAGTTTCACTCGTTGTAGAGGGATACCAAAGCAGTGGCAGAGCTGACGTTACTACCATGAGTATAAACGTTGGCAGTCAGCCTCCGCCTGTTACAAAAGGTGATTTAAATGCTGATGGAAGTATAAATGCATTGGACATTGCAGCACTTAAATCTCATTTGATAGGTGCTACTAAACTATCAGGAACAGCTCTTTCTAATGCTGACGTTAATGGGGATGGTCAAGTAGATGCTCTCGATTTCGCAACAATGAAAAAGTTTCTATTAGGCATGATATCTAAGTTCTAA